The Portunus trituberculatus isolate SZX2019 chromosome 27, ASM1759143v1, whole genome shotgun sequence DNA window CAGTGATCAGCTtgacatcacaaaaaaaaaaaaaaaaaaaaagaagcaaggaaagaataCGACGGAAAACATTAAGCGCAGCAGGATTGCAACAGCTTAGTAGACTTCAAACATGATTGTACCACTCATGGGCCGtgatgatcttttttttatgtatcgtTGAACACCTGGGGAATCAGAGCTTATGTTCGTGTgcataaatattattattgttattattattattatcattattattattattattattattattattattattattattattattattattattatcattactattactactgctattattattattattatttattattattattattattattattattattattattattattattattattattattattattattattattattatttattattattattattattattattattattattattattattattattattattattattattattattattattaacatcattattatttagattttcatagtgtttctcttttcatgtGGTGCTTCAGAATTGTTAAACTGGCACTAGAATAATGGAATCACCTTTGAGAACCACAAACAAGACTTCCACTGTTAAAAGAAACCAAAATAAGAAACCTTTGAAAAATACGTCTCTTAgaattttaattaattttagtGCCAGTATAAGATGTCTTGTTATTCTTGGCACTGTTATACTAATCTTCATGAAGTGTGGCGCTGAGAATGCATAGTATTCCGTATAGGGAACCTTACAAGGATCACTTAGGGAAACACTGCATCGTAAGGAGCTGAACAATACGAGTATCACGCTCGTGTAGACCAACGAGTGAAGGAATGACGTGGATCTCATAATAAGGTCAGCTCTACAGAACATGTTCTGTTATTACTGTCAAATTGTTGAAAACTGTTTAGATCTCTATTTACTGATTTAATTGTTACCCTTATCAGAGGAAGTGTTGTTGTCATTCTAGGCTTCAAAACGTGAAGTTATTGTCAAAATTCCTATTACTGAAATGTAGCATAAAGGAGTGCGTGGCGAGAGAAGCaatttttggttttgtttcacGCTTGCAGGACAAATATAGAGTTCACATTCTACTCACCATTGTTGATTTTGCAGGTAATTGCAGCAGCTATCCCAATGTTATTGTTGGTGActgtgtcattgttgttgttgatggtggtggtggttgtggttgtggttgtggtggaggtggaggcgggcGCGGTGGTGGCGCAGGTGGATACGTCTgccgtggttgtggtggtggagatggtggcggTGCTGTGGATGATGGCGGCGGCAATGGAGGCTTTGGTGTTGTTCTTGGTGTTCCCGTCGGAGCTGGTCACCTCAGTTTCCCCTCCGGTGGAAGGGGGCGGCGAGGCGGCGCGGCGTGGCGGACTGAATGCCGATCCCTCATTGGCTGCTCGTGAGATGTCGACCAGAGAGCTCATTGGTGGCCGGTGATCGACCGGCAGCGGTTTCAGCTCAAGATGCTCCATGATTGGTGGCTTCAGTCCCAAGCGCTCGCTAACTGGCGGCTTGAACTCGAAGGCTTCACAGACAGGGAATTTGTGGTCCAGACGCTCGTTGATTGGGGCCTTGGAGTCCTGGGGCGGCGAGGGAGAGTGGTGCAGGGCGGCCTCGGTGAAGGGCCGCCGCAACTCGTTGGTGAGGGCAGCCAGGTTGGGCTTGAAGGCCGAGTTGTGGCTGAAGTGCAGGTTGAGGGGCGCCATGGAAGGGGTCATGGGGAGGAAAGGCGGCTTGAAGGGCATGGGCGGAAGTAGTGCTGGGTAGTAGGGCGGCAAGGGTGGCAGGCTGGCTCCACCGCCAACGGACACCGGAGGAAACCCTGTCGACCCTGGCATGTCTGGGGCGAACATGGGCCGCTTCTGGCAGGACCGCGGCGCTCGCTCGTGCTGCACggctgttggtgggtgggtgggaggggaagTGTTAGCGCCCACCCTCAACTCTCCCTTCTCATgaccctgctcctcttccttatcttcccctCCGCATTACctccctctccattccctcccttcactcctttttatctctctctctctctctctctctctctctctctctctctctctctctctctctctctctctctctctctctctctgtgtgtgtgtgtgtgtgtgtgtgtgtgtgtctacttcTGCTGTAggtccatatatatataattctccGGACTTGAGGGCGCTACGTTTCAGATATCATACACAGCACATAGTTATTCCCTTACTTCCTCATGTCAACAAAACCGAAGCGTGAGAGGCAGCGTTGCGAGTGAGTGAGCAACTGAAAACACAAGGGATCAGTCATTGCTTGTACGAGTTGTTTAACATGAGCGTGTGCTGCGGCGCGTGGCGAGGATACCCCTTCAGACACCGATCAGTGGGCGGCGCGTGTGGGGGCGGGATTAGATTGTGGGGCGACACATGAATCTTGGATCAATATCGCAGTAATTTGTCTCGGCCGGCAGCCCAAGCACCTTAATGGGTAGTTAAAGGCAGGTAACAGTGCAATCAATAGCGTATTACCTCACTCACTCCGGCCAGGTCATTACCGGGAGGGGAGGCGTCCACCTGCACCAGCACAcctgcgtcagagagagagagagagagagagagagagagagagagagagaggatttattgtgtgtgtgtgtgtgtgtgtgtgtgtgtgtgtgtgtgtgtgtgtgtgtgtgtgtgtgtgtgtgtgtgtgtgtgttcgcgtttCTTACCACTATAGCACTACGGGCACCACTGCAATGAGCAAACACATCACCACTGTATCATCACTTTATCTGCCACATTGCTTTCGTCAGTATAGTCAAGGCACGAGTGTTGACATTACTTTTGAACATTCGTAACGCCTGGATACATTAAAATTTCCTGTTATCCATATGaaaaaacgaacacacacacacacacacacacacacacacacacacacacacacacacacacacacacacacacacacacacacacacacacacaataaacactCCACAACATAAGGGTCGCGAGTCGCACGTTCCTAATGCACCTTTTATGTTGgacactcctctttctcccctcttccttctcttcctcccctctttccctttcctccgtttttcccctcctccctcttcacactcttcaatctctctctctctctctctctctctctctctctctctctctctctctctctctctctctctctctctctctctcatcgattaAATCAAAGCGCCACGGCATCGGGGACATATGGGGCCGTAAAAGcacaatagataataaaaatgtgCATAGATAAAGTATAAAACAACAATCTATGAAAAATAAGGACAACTAACCTTTCCCCCACCCCCAAtcctcttctgtctgtctcttgatTTGCAAGATTTCCCAGAGGAAGTTGTTCTCAGCCTCTCCTTCATTATCAGTCACTAGCACCAagaccactgccactaccaccaacgcCGCCAGAGTATGTGTCCAAAATTGTCCCTATTTTATCATCCTTGGTTGCCGTTGCCGTTTTGTTCTATAGGCCATCTCAGCAAGACCTTGTTCTCCATTTAGTTTCCGTCTGGCTCGTTTTTCGTTCTGTTGTTTCTATGTTCACAAACGACGTATTCATCCCACGTCAACTACTTgcatatctgtttgtttatatatctatttgtgTCTAGTTCATTTATAGTCGAGACGTTTTTAGTCTCTACTTCGCTTCCTAATTCTTTTCGTTCTCCTCTTACATCATCGTATATTCTAAAAATTTCGTCTCCTAACCACTATTTTCAACAGATTGCAGTGGAAATAATTTAGGTTTTAGAAAGATTATTTTTGTGATGATTGTATAAGGTGATTACTTGGCTTAAAATCTTATAAGAGAAATGTTCAAGAGAGACATTTAGCAGTTAGCAGGATGGGCGATTTGTGGATGGCGGAAATCTCCACTAGTAATCCTTGGCGAGTGCAAGTAAATAGAGTAACAAATGCAACAACTTTTACAGAAATCCAAGATGCAGTATGTGTTCTTTGCCCTGTCCTTTACCACAATGCTCTCCCTTGACTCGTGTTCCTTGCCCGGTTTTGCCTCTCGTCGCCGTGCCGCATCCGCCGCCCCGCCCCTGCACCTACCTGCTCGTCTGACTCCACGCGATACCTGCTGTCTCTCTTGATCCGACGTTATAGAGcgattccctctcctcttccctctgagAACTCGAGTATACCATGGATTTGACAGAGAAAGAGCAccattcctcatcctcctctcggtctttgccttcccctccccaccacaCCCTAGGGcttctcagtggaagttcagcGTGCTAACTTATGCAGGCGAGATGGATATGTCTTGTTAACGGGCCACCTCCCTTTTGCTCTGGGAACACTGCCACGTGCCTGCCTGTGTTccccgcctctctccctccctccctcccgcacaCCCTCACATGCCGTCGCCTCTTCGTCCCGTTCACCACAGTGCCACGTGTTGATTAAGCCGTGCACCCGCTCATCATTAAGCCGTGACCACTGCTATGaagtaggacacacacacacacacacacacacacacacacacacacacacacacacacacacacacacacacacacacacacacacacacacactctctctctctctctctctctctctctggaaagaaCCTGAAGTGTTTGGTGGACAGAACATGTAGTCACTCACTCCCCACCGTGGCACTCACCGTCTTTCTTCATGTTGACGTCGAGACACTTCTTGAAGCGGCACGCCTGGCACTGGTTCCTCCGAGTGACGTCTACGACACAAGTGCCCGCCTCTTTGCACACGTAGTCCAATGTCCTGGGGGAGTAGGACCAGTAGGGCGCCAGGGAGCAATAGTTAGACAAGTATATTAGAGAATGATAATAAACCTACATATTGTGACCATGTATGCATGGAAGTAATTTCTCAGAGTTGTTATCAGTGCTATCAACAAGTGGCTTGGGTGAGCCGAGGCCTGTCTGTTTGCAGAGACAGCAGGACACTCACTTGTTACGGTAGCGGCGGATGGATCTCTTGAAGAACCCTCGGCAGCCGTCACAGGATGGCACGCCGTAATGCTTCCCCGATGCTTTGTCCCCACACACCCGGCACGCCGCCTCCCCGCGCTCCATCTGCAGCA harbors:
- the LOC123509858 gene encoding nuclear receptor subfamily 2 group E member 1-like isoform X2, whose translation is MERGEAACRVCGDKASGKHYGVPSCDGCRGFFKRSIRRYRNKTLDYVCKEAGTCVVDVTRRNQCQACRFKKCLDVNMKKDAVQHERAPRSCQKRPMFAPDMPGSTGFPPVSVGGGASLPPLPPYYPALLPPMPFKPPFLPMTPSMAPLNLHFSHNSAFKPNLAALTNELRRPFTEAALHHSPSPPQDSKAPINERLDHKFPVCEAFEFKPPVSERLGLKPPIMEHLELKPLPVDHRPPMSSLVDISRAANEGSAFSPPRRAASPPPSTGGETEVTSSDGNTKNNTKASIAAAIIHSTATISTTTTTADVSTCATTAPASTSTTTTTTTTTTINNNNDTVTNNNIGIAAAITCKINNDKRESSSPPPAFLTVPRSPSLASPASTPLPSPTSPSPPINAMQSSAPPITVDAGALVISPTDSVYENAAKLLFLGVKWARSIPSFMQLPFRDQAILLEESWSELFVVAAAQWSLPLDQGGLVRDADLSTEHEAGLVRTVEGMRDVITRLHALRVDHTEYACLKALILFRPEARGLRDGYGVEVLQDQTQLMLHEYLASKVCGAGGRVRAGKLLLLLPALGHISATAVQEIFFRRTVGNTPIERVLCDMFKSS
- the LOC123509858 gene encoding nuclear receptor subfamily 2 group E member 1-like isoform X1 — protein: MLSTEMERGEAACRVCGDKASGKHYGVPSCDGCRGFFKRSIRRYRNKTLDYVCKEAGTCVVDVTRRNQCQACRFKKCLDVNMKKDAVQHERAPRSCQKRPMFAPDMPGSTGFPPVSVGGGASLPPLPPYYPALLPPMPFKPPFLPMTPSMAPLNLHFSHNSAFKPNLAALTNELRRPFTEAALHHSPSPPQDSKAPINERLDHKFPVCEAFEFKPPVSERLGLKPPIMEHLELKPLPVDHRPPMSSLVDISRAANEGSAFSPPRRAASPPPSTGGETEVTSSDGNTKNNTKASIAAAIIHSTATISTTTTTADVSTCATTAPASTSTTTTTTTTTTINNNNDTVTNNNIGIAAAITCKINNDKRESSSPPPAFLTVPRSPSLASPASTPLPSPTSPSPPINAMQSSAPPITVDAGALVISPTDSVYENAAKLLFLGVKWARSIPSFMQLPFRDQAILLEESWSELFVVAAAQWSLPLDQGGLVRDADLSTEHEAGLVRTVEGMRDVITRLHALRVDHTEYACLKALILFRPEARGLRDGYGVEVLQDQTQLMLHEYLASKVCGAGGRVRAGKLLLLLPALGHISATAVQEIFFRRTVGNTPIERVLCDMFKSS